A genomic stretch from Desulfolutivibrio sulfodismutans DSM 3696 includes:
- the rfbC gene encoding dTDP-4-dehydrorhamnose 3,5-epimerase yields MVQVTPTDFPGLCVLEPKVFGDHRGFFTETYNRRLFAELGLNYDFIQDNHARSNTKGVLRGLHFQSPPTAQAKLVWVTRGAVFDAVVDIRKGSPTFGKWYGLTLSEDNFKRLMVPAGFAHGYVTLTDVAEFQYKVDAYYSPAHDGGVAWNDPDIGVPWPVTAPVLSDKDAALPRLCDIESPFVFAG; encoded by the coding sequence ATGGTGCAGGTCACTCCAACGGATTTCCCAGGTCTTTGCGTGCTCGAACCCAAGGTCTTCGGCGACCATCGCGGATTTTTCACCGAAACATACAATCGCCGCCTCTTCGCCGAACTCGGCCTGAACTACGATTTCATCCAGGACAACCATGCCCGCTCCAATACCAAGGGCGTCTTGCGCGGGCTGCACTTCCAGTCGCCGCCGACGGCCCAGGCCAAGCTGGTGTGGGTCACCCGGGGGGCGGTCTTCGACGCCGTGGTGGACATCCGCAAGGGTTCCCCCACCTTCGGAAAATGGTACGGCCTGACCCTGTCCGAGGACAATTTCAAGCGGCTCATGGTCCCGGCCGGGTTCGCCCACGGCTATGTGACCTTAACCGACGTGGCCGAGTTCCAGTACAAGGTGGACGCCTACTATTCCCCGGCCCATGACGGGGGCGTGGCCTGGAACGATCCGGACATCGGCGTGCCCTGGCCGGTGACCGCGCCGGTTTTGTCCGACAAGGATGCGGCCCTGCCCAGGCTGTGCGACATCGAGTCGCCGTTCGTTTTTGCCGGATAG
- the lipA gene encoding lipoyl synthase gives MTADPNPSASPARGKRLPPWLKVGLPRSADFARTASLVAAHGLCTVCKNARCPNIFECYSRGTATFLILGERCTRGCTFCNIASGPPSPPDPDEPQRVARAALELGVRHVVVTSVTRDDLPDGGAGHFAAVTARLRETLPGAGVELLTPDFGGCAASLDVVLDAGPDIFNHNVETVPELYPLVRPQADYGRSLAVLRRAASRPGMRVKSGFMLGFGERPDQARRVIEDLARAGCAMITVGQYLRPSRRHPEPVRYVHPDEFAELAAFGRDIGVAGMFCGPLVRSSYHADERAAAQEAGSTAAAGGCDGA, from the coding sequence ATGACCGCTGATCCAAATCCATCGGCCTCGCCCGCCCGGGGCAAACGCCTGCCGCCCTGGCTCAAGGTGGGGCTGCCGCGCAGTGCGGATTTCGCCCGCACGGCCTCCCTGGTGGCCGCCCACGGCCTGTGCACCGTGTGCAAAAACGCCCGCTGCCCCAACATCTTCGAGTGCTATTCCCGGGGCACGGCCACCTTCCTGATCCTGGGCGAACGCTGCACCCGGGGCTGCACCTTCTGCAACATCGCCTCGGGCCCCCCGTCCCCGCCGGACCCGGACGAACCGCAACGGGTGGCCCGGGCCGCCTTGGAGCTCGGGGTCCGGCATGTGGTGGTCACCTCGGTCACCCGCGACGACCTGCCCGACGGCGGGGCCGGACATTTCGCAGCCGTGACCGCGCGGCTGCGCGAGACCCTGCCCGGGGCCGGGGTGGAGCTTCTGACCCCGGATTTCGGGGGGTGCGCCGCATCCCTGGACGTGGTTCTGGACGCCGGTCCCGATATCTTCAATCACAACGTGGAGACCGTGCCGGAGCTTTATCCCCTGGTGCGGCCCCAGGCCGATTACGGCAGGAGCCTTGCCGTGCTGCGCCGGGCCGCGTCCCGGCCGGGCATGCGGGTCAAAAGCGGCTTCATGCTCGGGTTCGGGGAGCGTCCGGACCAGGCCCGCCGGGTGATCGAGGATCTGGCCCGGGCCGGGTGCGCCATGATCACCGTGGGCCAATACCTGCGTCCCTCCAGGCGGCATCCCGAGCCCGTGCGCTACGTCCATCCCGACGAATTCGCGGAACTGGCCGCCTTCGGCCGGGATATCGGGGTGGCCGGGATGTTTTGCGGCCCCCTGGTGCGCAGCTCCTATCACGCCGACGAACGGGCGGCGGCCCAGGAAGCAGGCAGCACTGCGGCTGCGGGCGGTTGTGACGGGGCGTGA
- a CDS encoding small ribosomal subunit Rsm22 family protein translates to MSPRQTGKQGPGGPAATTRPRGDGRVGAQGREGQEGREGRGEKTTRKGRSEKTTREGGSEKTARTGRSESRGRAPEGGRGGKPGKSPAARVPGDRKKPDKAPAAKAPQIVSQAGTILPWTREGRLFPAPGPDAAAALVAYEALLKTVMPLRISHARELPSAIQSLSASLTCERAAGPKPGYLSDPRMLAAYAWYFLPWNLYRLTRLLRGLDLDLPDGATVVDAGSGPLTMVQALWIAAPRLRTRRINFVCLDRSRAALALGREMFLGLAGEETPWRVETVREELPRLPRGVADLVTAANVLNELASRRSQSLSEKTGLMAATLCGALRPGGRLLLVEPGIRASGKLLSRLRENLIEDEEMSLLAPCTHAGACPLAARGTGTWCHFTVDAVGVPPWLEALSKRSGLPKRDVSLSFLFAGDRAANADPALGRVVSNPFPAPGREGEWARYACAAGGLRLYMTPSRGGLVPGDLARTPRLQSPARDKKSGAAIYILQAPQWEEGRGPTAKPAAERPADKEARSDGDARAVRQGREKRPGSRAAKGGAGADRDREAAGSGRGGKASGRRDNPADSDQGRGRPQEHPGRESGNKPRPGTARGKAPAGAPERSKSSRGAARPKKTPRGDSPAKTPSAGRPGGRKSSPSTGRASSRAKDTGRDHDR, encoded by the coding sequence ATGTCGCCTAGACAGACCGGGAAACAAGGGCCGGGCGGCCCTGCCGCCACGACCCGGCCACGCGGCGACGGCCGGGTCGGTGCGCAGGGACGGGAAGGACAGGAAGGCCGCGAGGGTCGCGGCGAGAAAACAACTCGCAAGGGGCGCAGTGAGAAGACGACCCGCGAGGGCGGAAGCGAGAAAACAGCTCGCACCGGCCGTAGCGAAAGCCGGGGGCGCGCCCCAGAGGGGGGCCGTGGCGGCAAACCCGGGAAAAGCCCGGCCGCACGCGTCCCGGGCGACAGAAAAAAGCCGGACAAGGCACCAGCGGCGAAGGCCCCCCAGATCGTCTCACAGGCCGGGACGATCCTGCCCTGGACCCGGGAGGGCCGACTCTTTCCCGCCCCCGGACCCGATGCCGCCGCCGCCCTGGTGGCGTACGAGGCCCTGCTCAAGACGGTCATGCCGCTGCGCATCTCCCATGCCCGGGAACTACCCTCGGCCATCCAAAGCCTGTCCGCCTCCCTGACCTGCGAACGGGCCGCCGGTCCCAAGCCGGGCTATCTTTCCGATCCCCGGATGCTTGCGGCCTACGCCTGGTATTTTCTGCCCTGGAACCTGTACCGCTTAACGCGCCTGTTGCGCGGCCTGGATCTGGATCTGCCCGACGGGGCCACGGTGGTGGACGCCGGATCGGGGCCGTTGACCATGGTCCAGGCCCTGTGGATCGCCGCGCCGCGCCTGCGCACGCGGCGGATCAACTTCGTGTGCCTGGACCGCTCCCGGGCCGCCCTGGCCCTTGGCCGGGAGATGTTTTTGGGACTGGCCGGGGAGGAGACGCCCTGGCGGGTGGAGACGGTGCGCGAGGAACTGCCCAGGCTCCCCCGGGGCGTGGCGGATCTGGTCACGGCGGCCAACGTGCTCAACGAACTGGCCTCCAGGCGTTCCCAGTCCCTTTCCGAAAAGACCGGGCTTATGGCCGCAACCCTGTGCGGCGCGCTGCGTCCCGGCGGGCGGCTGCTTCTGGTCGAACCCGGGATCCGGGCCTCGGGCAAGCTGCTCTCCAGGCTGCGCGAGAATCTTATTGAGGACGAGGAGATGTCGCTTCTGGCCCCCTGCACCCATGCCGGGGCCTGTCCCCTGGCGGCCCGGGGGACCGGAACATGGTGCCATTTCACCGTGGACGCCGTGGGCGTGCCGCCGTGGCTCGAAGCCCTGTCCAAACGGTCCGGGCTGCCCAAGCGGGATGTGAGCCTGTCGTTTCTTTTCGCCGGGGACCGGGCGGCAAACGCCGATCCCGCCCTTGGCCGGGTGGTGTCCAACCCCTTCCCGGCCCCGGGGCGGGAGGGGGAATGGGCCAGGTACGCCTGCGCCGCCGGTGGCCTGCGGCTGTACATGACGCCCTCCCGGGGGGGGCTTGTGCCCGGCGATCTGGCCCGCACGCCCAGGCTGCAATCCCCGGCCCGGGACAAAAAATCCGGGGCGGCCATCTATATCCTGCAGGCCCCGCAGTGGGAGGAGGGCCGGGGGCCGACGGCCAAACCCGCCGCCGAGCGTCCGGCCGACAAGGAGGCCCGGTCGGACGGCGATGCCCGGGCCGTGCGTCAGGGCCGGGAGAAACGGCCCGGTTCCCGCGCCGCCAAGGGGGGCGCAGGAGCGGATCGCGACAGGGAGGCCGCCGGATCGGGGCGCGGGGGAAAGGCGTCCGGCAGAAGGGACAACCCGGCCGATTCGGACCAAGGGCGCGGCCGCCCGCAGGAACATCCCGGGCGGGAATCCGGGAACAAGCCACGGCCCGGGACGGCCCGGGGCAAGGCCCCGGCGGGGGCTCCCGAACGGTCGAAATCCTCCCGTGGCGCAGCCAGACCCAAAAAAACGCCGCGCGGCGATTCCCCCGCCAAAACGCCTTCGGCCGGTCGGCCGGGCGGGAGAAAATCCTCTCCATCCACCGGGAGGGCGTCCTCCCGCGCCAAGGACACGGGCCGCGACCATGACCGCTGA
- a CDS encoding ASKHA domain-containing protein → MNGDLLVVSGHSRRTVPLPQGDTLAQALFRAGYFVGRPLCSGIGRCGACRVRFASGAPTPVPQDARRLGPGELAAGWRLSCAHPAQAAAGREILAPSDVGPGPVLNAARKAAHGAPGGYVLGLDLGTTGLAWRAATASGGGPAVEGQMPNPQLGAGSEIMSRLAFAARDGGADILRELVLDFMRRVAASLPGPLADLGVAGNPAMIHLLVGLDFSGLAAAPYRLSFRGGYETVLAPDLPPAYVPPLLGPFVGADASAGLFAIMRAGAKPPFLLADFGTNGEFVLALPDGRFLAASVPMGPALEGVGPRLGRVAGSGVAVGFDLTPAGLAPVPYRDGSPAAEVTAIGGTGYLSLLARLVSVGVLRPDGRFAEAGSSLPPLGRRILAGLAHDGGEPRLDVGRLSLWASDVEEIQKVKAACNLAFSGLFRAAGLGVGALSAIHLAGAFGSHVSPDDLEALGFLPSGGAARCRAAGNTSLDGVCLLTADAAARRDILETASRVEVVDLASAIGSDDFGQAFVKRMVFRYVA, encoded by the coding sequence ATGAACGGCGACCTCCTCGTTGTAAGCGGCCACAGCCGCCGCACCGTGCCCCTGCCCCAGGGCGACACCCTGGCCCAGGCCCTGTTTCGGGCCGGATATTTCGTGGGCCGCCCCCTGTGTTCCGGCATCGGCCGGTGCGGGGCCTGCCGGGTGCGTTTCGCCTCCGGAGCGCCGACTCCGGTCCCCCAGGACGCCAGGCGGCTTGGCCCCGGGGAGCTGGCGGCGGGATGGCGGCTTTCCTGCGCCCATCCGGCCCAGGCCGCCGCCGGGCGGGAGATCCTGGCCCCCTCGGACGTCGGGCCGGGGCCCGTCCTCAATGCGGCCCGGAAAGCGGCCCATGGCGCGCCGGGCGGGTATGTCCTGGGCCTGGACCTGGGAACCACGGGGCTGGCCTGGAGAGCCGCCACGGCCTCAGGGGGCGGCCCGGCCGTGGAGGGGCAGATGCCCAATCCCCAACTGGGGGCGGGCAGCGAGATCATGTCCAGGCTGGCCTTTGCGGCCAGGGACGGCGGGGCGGACATCCTGCGGGAGCTGGTCCTTGATTTTATGCGCCGGGTCGCCGCCTCCCTGCCTGGCCCCCTTGCCGATCTGGGCGTGGCCGGGAATCCGGCCATGATCCATCTGCTTGTGGGCCTGGATTTTTCAGGGCTGGCCGCCGCCCCCTACCGGTTGTCCTTCCGGGGGGGCTATGAAACGGTCCTTGCGCCGGATTTGCCCCCGGCATATGTTCCGCCGCTTTTGGGGCCGTTTGTTGGCGCGGACGCCTCGGCCGGGCTTTTTGCGATTATGCGCGCCGGGGCCAAGCCGCCGTTTCTTCTGGCGGATTTCGGCACCAACGGGGAATTTGTGCTGGCCCTGCCGGATGGGCGTTTCCTGGCCGCCAGCGTGCCCATGGGCCCGGCCCTGGAGGGCGTGGGGCCGCGCCTGGGCCGGGTGGCCGGTTCGGGGGTGGCCGTGGGCTTCGATCTCACCCCGGCGGGCCTTGCCCCGGTTCCATACCGGGACGGATCGCCCGCAGCGGAGGTTACGGCCATCGGCGGCACGGGCTACCTGTCGCTTCTGGCCAGGCTTGTGTCCGTGGGCGTTTTGCGCCCGGACGGCCGGTTTGCGGAGGCCGGATCGTCCCTGCCGCCCCTGGGGCGCAGGATTCTGGCCGGGCTGGCCCATGACGGGGGCGAACCCCGGCTGGATGTGGGGAGGCTGTCCCTGTGGGCCTCGGACGTGGAAGAGATCCAGAAGGTCAAGGCCGCCTGCAACCTGGCCTTTTCCGGGCTGTTTCGGGCGGCCGGGCTGGGAGTCGGGGCGCTTTCGGCCATCCATCTGGCCGGGGCCTTCGGCAGCCATGTCTCGCCGGACGACCTGGAGGCCCTGGGGTTTCTGCCCTCGGGCGGGGCGGCCAGATGCCGGGCGGCGGGCAACACCTCCCTGGACGGGGTGTGCCTTTTGACGGCCGACGCGGCGGCGCGTCGGGACATTTTGGAAACGGCCTCCCGGGTGGAGGTTGTGGATCTGGCGTCGGCCATCGGGTCGGATGATTTCGGACAGGCTTTTGTGAAAAGGATGGTGTTTCGTTATGTCGCCTAG
- a CDS encoding C40 family peptidase: MVFLAILAFVMAGCQPKKTSYNFPIEQYQGFNAKNDFLNATPLSRLASLDDMGIQVASSSQDDVLSKNLFDMAPTSCPPTRLATGKAGGSSDQLLRGAFALLGTRYRSGGDTPSTGFDCSGFTTWVFNRYGINLPRSSREQFQIGQQVAKTSLKKGDLVFFGSKRGISHVGIYLENGKFIHSASNGKNVQVSNLEEDYWKQRYAGGRRVF, from the coding sequence GTGGTATTTTTGGCTATATTGGCTTTTGTCATGGCCGGATGCCAGCCCAAAAAGACCTCTTATAATTTCCCCATCGAGCAGTACCAGGGCTTCAACGCCAAAAACGATTTCCTCAACGCAACGCCGCTGTCCCGTCTGGCCTCCCTTGACGACATGGGCATCCAGGTGGCGTCTTCCTCCCAAGACGATGTCTTGAGCAAGAATCTTTTCGACATGGCCCCGACCTCCTGTCCCCCGACCCGTCTGGCCACGGGCAAGGCCGGTGGTTCATCCGACCAGCTCCTGCGCGGGGCCTTCGCCCTGCTGGGCACCCGGTACCGTTCCGGCGGCGACACCCCCTCCACGGGATTCGACTGCTCCGGTTTCACCACCTGGGTGTTCAACAGATACGGCATCAACCTCCCCCGCTCCTCCCGCGAACAGTTCCAGATCGGCCAGCAGGTGGCCAAAACCAGCCTCAAAAAAGGCGATCTGGTCTTCTTCGGCTCCAAACGCGGCATCTCCCACGTCGGCATCTACCTCGAGAACGGCAAATTCATCCACAGCGCCAGCAACGGAAAGAACGTGCAGGTCAGCAACCTCGAGGAAGACTATTGGAAACAGCGGTACGCCGGAGGCCGCAGGGTCTTCTAA